The following proteins are encoded in a genomic region of Streptomyces gobiensis:
- a CDS encoding transmembrane transport protein, translated as MSEPNHGAHRDVPEELERALAAEVSLRSRLRHVAVGLAGGCGAALIAVLWATEPDPLPTRTQAGFAGLIAVGLAWAAFAGWVLSRRRPLFARDRVLGARLALVVTTLTGVAGVVLAAVRGTAAGVLGTALTGAVLVAAAGLLLARAQSRRRELLRLRDALQRKSS; from the coding sequence ATGAGCGAGCCGAACCACGGAGCACACCGGGATGTGCCTGAAGAACTGGAGCGCGCGCTGGCGGCGGAGGTCTCGTTGCGCTCCCGGCTGCGGCACGTGGCGGTGGGCCTGGCGGGAGGATGCGGCGCGGCACTGATCGCGGTGCTGTGGGCGACCGAGCCGGACCCGCTCCCCACACGGACCCAGGCGGGGTTCGCAGGCTTGATCGCGGTCGGGCTGGCCTGGGCGGCCTTCGCCGGCTGGGTACTCAGCAGGCGCCGACCGCTGTTCGCCCGGGACCGGGTGCTGGGCGCCCGGCTCGCGCTGGTGGTGACCACGCTGACCGGCGTCGCCGGAGTCGTACTGGCCGCGGTACGCGGCACGGCGGCCGGGGTGCTGGGGACCGCCCTGACCGGTGCCGTCCTGGTGGCCGCCGCGGGACTGCTCCTGGCACGGGCGCAATCCCGCCGCCGCGAACTGCTGCGGCTACGCGACGCCCTGCAAAGGAAATCCTCCTGA
- a CDS encoding helix-turn-helix domain-containing protein produces MASLHPSGIGEFLREQRRNAQLSLRQLADAAGVSNPYLSQIERGLRKPSAEILQQLAKALRISAETLYVRAGMLDEREREEIEVPAAILADPSITEQQKQALLQIYESFRTQNGTMQQSQPQPGRDSHA; encoded by the coding sequence ATGGCCTCACTGCACCCCAGCGGGATCGGCGAGTTTCTGCGTGAGCAGCGGCGGAACGCCCAGCTTTCGCTGCGCCAGCTCGCCGACGCCGCCGGGGTGTCGAATCCGTATCTGAGCCAGATCGAGCGCGGCCTGCGCAAGCCCAGTGCGGAGATCCTTCAGCAGCTCGCGAAGGCGCTGCGGATCTCCGCCGAAACGCTCTACGTGCGGGCCGGGATGCTCGATGAGCGGGAACGGGAGGAGATCGAGGTTCCGGCCGCGATCCTCGCCGACCCGTCGATCACCGAGCAGCAGAAGCAGGCGCTGCTTCAGATCTACGAGTCGTTCCGGACCCAGAACGGCACCATGCAACAGTCGCAGCCACAGCCCGGGAGGGATTCTCATGCCTAA
- a CDS encoding YfbM family protein gives MSMIGEYARVTTSELDQVINDSEWALDFVDELVEAELDAQADPSEARCLDTDKAWDALGFLLRRVGFPVDIVHGEEAIPEAEDWGYGPPRYLTPDQVQVAAGALAKMTGARLIEGVTPEELARADVYPSIIWERGESLDYVRDHYDSLVPFFEAAAREGDAMLVWLD, from the coding sequence ATGAGCATGATCGGTGAATACGCACGCGTGACGACGTCCGAACTCGACCAGGTCATCAACGATTCGGAGTGGGCGCTGGATTTCGTTGATGAGCTGGTCGAGGCGGAGCTGGACGCGCAGGCAGATCCGTCCGAGGCGCGCTGCCTGGATACCGACAAGGCCTGGGATGCCCTGGGCTTCCTGCTCCGGCGTGTGGGCTTCCCTGTCGATATCGTCCATGGCGAGGAAGCCATCCCCGAAGCTGAGGACTGGGGGTACGGGCCTCCCCGATACCTGACCCCGGATCAGGTCCAAGTGGCTGCCGGGGCGCTCGCGAAGATGACCGGCGCCCGTCTCATCGAAGGTGTCACCCCGGAAGAGCTGGCGCGAGCGGACGTCTATCCGAGCATCATCTGGGAGCGCGGCGAGTCGCTGGACTATGTGCGCGACCACTACGACTCGCTGGTGCCGTTCTTCGAAGCGGCGGCGCGTGAGGGCGACGCGATGCTTGTCTGGCTGGACTAG
- a CDS encoding RNA polymerase sigma factor, whose amino-acid sequence MAENGCSGLLVVRCQLGEREAFTELVHVWHVPLLRYVRGMVGSQHVADDLVQETWVAVVRGLPRLRQPERFAPWLFTIARRTVVNHLRHAYAAQEVAAVEADVVAEDNDSLSGVLDGMEIEAGLSGLPPVEREVLILFHLQDLPLNACAEVLGVPPGTIKSRLHRARRMLRNIMAERGHEA is encoded by the coding sequence GTGGCCGAGAACGGATGCAGCGGACTGCTGGTGGTGCGCTGCCAGCTCGGCGAGCGGGAGGCGTTCACCGAGCTGGTGCATGTCTGGCATGTCCCGCTGTTGCGGTATGTGCGGGGCATGGTCGGCTCACAGCACGTCGCGGACGATCTCGTCCAGGAGACGTGGGTCGCCGTCGTGCGCGGACTGCCGCGCCTGCGGCAGCCGGAACGGTTCGCCCCATGGCTGTTCACCATCGCACGGCGCACGGTCGTCAACCACCTGCGGCACGCCTACGCGGCCCAGGAGGTAGCAGCGGTGGAGGCAGACGTTGTCGCCGAGGACAACGATTCCCTCAGCGGCGTCCTGGACGGGATGGAGATCGAAGCCGGGCTCAGCGGGCTGCCGCCGGTGGAGCGCGAAGTGCTGATCCTGTTCCACCTGCAGGATCTACCGCTGAACGCCTGCGCGGAAGTGCTCGGCGTACCGCCCGGCACGATCAAGAGCAGACTGCACCGAGCCCGCCGCATGTTGCGGAACATCATGGCTGAAAGGGGACATGAGGCATGA